The genomic interval TTCAAGCTGCTACAATTACAAACTTTCAAACTTCCAAGGTTTTTGAAGTCCAAAATTTCTTGAGGGTTTCTATTCCATGTTTCCATCAACTCGGAAAATGTGTCTGAAAGCTCCAAATTCCTTTCGTAATGATATTCATCCTAACAAACCCAATATATTGCAATAGTTATATCTGGTACAACATAAAATTAAGCacaaatacaaataataacaataatccTTCTTCTTTAGTTATTGAACtaatatctttttaatttctaaaacaATGAAAGAAGGCAATATTTCAATCAGAAAAGTAAAATTGAGCAGCAGTTTACAAAATAAATCGTAGCAAGATCGAAGCGTCATGAATTAATTCATACCTTTTCGGTGTACAACTGTTGTATGGTGGTATTAAGGTCACCAGCCCAACGCCCTTTGTTATCGTAACGTGATTCTTTTACTCTCTGTAATTGTGGGGTGCTTAAAACTCCCTGAGAAAAAACCTTCAAGCTAGTACAGCTATTCACAATTAAGTCTTCCAAGGATAGAAATGTGAAGGTGTGATTCCCTCGACAAAAGCTTGCGAGGCTCTGTAAATAATGGAGTTCTAAATATTTCAGCTTGCCGAAAGTGATCtcattctcatcttcttcgtTTGCAACTATTGCTGTCATCCTCTCGCAGTTTTGTATCGTCATTTTTGTTAGTTGTACCAGACTCTGGATTTTtacaataattcaaatttaattttctaattcGTGAGAGGATCCCAGCATCAGGCTTTTCACCAACATCTCCTTCACAAAAGACTAGATTTTCGAAGTCACAAAGAGAGAACTTAAGATTTTCAAGATTGTGCAATTTTTGGAccaaaaaaattggaaaattgGAGCCTCCCACCTCAAAAACTTTAATATGGTGAAAGAAGTCAGCGGGAAACTGGGCATCACTTATCATTGCAATGTCATCCATTTTTGATAACCGCAATTCCTCTAATTTGGGAATGACCTAAGAAACcaatcaaataagaaaaagacaGAGTCAATGTTGCTCTAAAAggccttttaaaaaaaaatgctgcCCTACAaggtcaaaagaaaaaacaagttATTCTTAGTCaagacacacacacacacacatatatatatatatatatatgcatgcatAAAAGATATAGATGAAAGCTACACAAGTTCAGGTTAATGCTCTCCTCAACCCTTTAATTTTTACATTGCTTGGACTAGTTTAATTCTgttaaaaagaatttgagattttCAAACACCTAAAAgtgtttatctttttttttcatacaTACCAAGAAGTAGTATGCCTTAGGATGCATAATGACGGTAGAGATAATCATCCTTTAGATGTAATAGATAATCTAAATTTATGAATGTATAGATCTTTCAAATCAAACATTAAAGGATCAAATTGTGCCTTGGGCATTCATTTGAAGAAAGTCAAAAGCACTATCTAATCTTCGtacttttcaattttgtttaatttaatctctGTACTTAAAATCGAAGTAATTTAATctcttaattttataaattacatCTAAATAGTActctcccttttctttttctttgttatatttttagaaatcccaaaatcaagtttatttttcttagacACTTAAtagtcttatttttttttatattacaaacttattttttcatattaaaaaatattgaacaCCTAtatcacaaaaaaaatttcaaaatttaatataaaataaatcaaagtCAAAAGTTTTCGTCTTAATCTTCTTGAAAGTCAAGGAGAGACACAGAAAAAGGAAGGGAAGGagtaaaagataaaatctacttttcataattttttaggCTTTTTTGTGTCAAAAAGCATTGAAAAtctatattataaaaaattttaaattttaatataaaataaatcaaaatcaaaatttttttttttaaaaaNAATAAGATGATTATTTGTTTCATTAATAGAGCGGAGAGACCATAGCAGTATTTTTAAGAAGGTAGGAATCTGGGAAGGTTTTGTTGGACcagaaaatatagaaatgcaacaaaattgaattttaatcACCTTTTTTTAGTcgacatttttttatataacaaaaccttaaaaagTGCAACTATTTAGACTTTTAACTTCacttttttcacatttaatagaaacataaaaaaaatacaatttttactAATGTATGTAATTTCtatgattatattttattcataattcatctaaaattttatataataaagttatatctacaaaaatgttttaaaaatgcaagaaaaagtgttactaaaaatatttttagtaacatatttttaaaatatactatcattaaatcaaatttgttATAGTCAGAAATGGAAAAGtgcttatttaaaaaaaagtgtgTTACGAAAATCATAAAACGGAGTGTGATTGATATAAAAAATgtctaaaaaatttaaaaaggcCACTGTCAAAATTCACTTATgtgtattttaaattttatatttcaagAATCAAACTTTTTGCATTATTGGTAGGAAAAAGCGtttttcattacaaatttaatgtttttataagttaaaattgaaattaatgaCAGAGCTAGACATAAATTCTATTAAAACtgaattttttcatttaatacaTATGcttcttaattttattattattattaattgatgacaaattaaaaaatttattatactttaaatttcaaaattacgTATTACTGACAGATATCGATATGCCATGCATGTGACCCTGTCCATGTTTCAGTTTTGAAATAGTGAAGGTTCAGAATCATACCTCTTCACCCAAGAAAAGTGGTTGTCCTTTTATGGATTCCCGTCTGTCATGGATACTAAAGCCTTCTGAAGctattatctttattaaagTAGAACAAGCTGTCTCCAATTTTTCAACATCGGCCAGAGTATTGTATGTTGCCCTGGATAGAAACATTTAAGCTCCGTTAGGTTTGCAAGCGCCAGTGAAGACACTCGAGGAAACTTAAACCTAACCGGCTGCTCCAATCCATCCCCTGCGGACACAATCTCCTCCACCCCACAACGACTTATTGATAGATATTCGAGTTGGGGAAGATCTTTGGCTATTGATGCTGGAAATAGATTTTTCAGACTCTCACATCTCCAAACACTTACATCTCGTAGATTTTGAAAGGCAAGACTTCCTTGGGGATCTTTATTCCATACATGCTTCAGTTTTGGTAGATTATAAATACACAATTCCATTAGTTGAGAATCTACAGCATGTGTTTCTTTGATATTTAACCCTCCAACCCCAAGCTCAAACATCTGTTCTAGTGAATCACATCTGTACACTTTAAGGTTTTCTAGACTTTGAAGTACTCCCAACATATTAGATGGGAAAAGAGCCAATAACTCATCACAGCATTCAACATTCATTTCTGCTAATTTGCCAAAGGAACCTGCTAGAAgttgatcatgaaatatcttCTTCACATTTCTCAAGTGGCGAAGTGTCATCCTTTTCAAGCTGGGAACTGCAGCCTATATAATTCGTGCCCATGAGTAAAAAGTTACTAGAGttaattcatgaaactaaGGCAAAAGAATAAAGGAGAAGAAGAGAGGGCAGTAAGAGTGAAAGACTAATTCACCTTCTCATTGAAGAGAGCCTGTATACTGGACTCATATTTCCCCTCCATTTTAGTTTCACTAATGAATTCCTTTAATTTAGGGCATTGTTTAATCGACAACACTTTCAGTAAGGGGAACGCAATATTATAATTTCCTGAGCAAAAGTTGAGGAGATTTTGAAGATCCTTTATTACCAGGGAGTTTAATTGAGGGAAGCAAATTACATCTTCCTGTTCTTCTTTTAATTCCCCCGTAAATATTATCTCTCTTAAGCACTTGCAATTTACTATCTCAAACTGTTCAAGGTGTACCAGATTTCTAGCAACAGAGGGTAACAACAGATGTTGTAAGTAATGACAGCCCTCAATGATGATGGTCTTCAAATTCGGAAGGCAAAAACAATAAGTCTCTGAAAGCTGGCTGTGCCATATCCTTTGGGTCTTAATTGAGGACAATCGCAAGCTTGTCAATTGAGGGAACACAATCTGCACACATGTAAAAtcctttttccttaaaaatcaaGAGAATATATGTGTATATCTTAAAATGTGAAGTCCAAAAAGAACAATTGCTTTATCTAATTCGATGAAAATATATCAAGTGAtcacaatttatttttgttacttATTATATATTAGATAATAAACATTTGACATTATAACTTTTAAGCATAAGACATTAATTCAATTTGGAGTCCAAGTATTTGTGAAAGTCTTAATTAgaataggaaaaaaaagttttgaagTAAAACATTAGTTACATCACTAAGATATAAACCTAAAGATTACatttagttaatttatttacaacaaaaatgttttactttattatgtttattttaataacattaatacatatttattattatttattatatatttattgttatattgtttaaatttaaaaaaaaattatatattttttgttattattatcatttaacgaggcaaaaactattattaattaatgataatattagtaatacaacaaaatcaaagaaattatatttaacttattgattttctttgtaaaattttatgttttgataggtTCTTCTAAAATTATAatctttatttgttatttttaattatccaTGACATAAATTATAAGTATGGAGATATCActgaatttaataaaaaaataactcaaTATGTATTCTTAGTTAGATGTAGAAGTTATTATAACCCATTTGGTTGATACTTTTATTACTTGCTTTTCACTTTTTGAGGAATTTGTATAAATTGAaggcaaaaaataaaattaatatcataaaagatttaaaattaacaaataattaaaatgtaacACCAATAATAACACAGCTGGtttataaagtatatattttgtGTATAATCCTCGAACATGTTTTGTGCTTCTGaaaggaaatagaaaatagCAAAAGTgttaaccaaataaaatctaaattaaCTTGTACGTGCTTTTTTCTACTATCATGCTCTTCAAATTGCCCCAGCTAATAATCAAAActgtgaaaaataaaatcactCTCTATGGATGCAAGAGCCAAAGAATCAAAAGCCAGCATCAGAGTTTGATCCTTTTGGTCTTTAGCATTTAGCAATTATGATATGAATAAAAGCAAAAGTTGGAAAATGAAATGGGAAGACGaacagatatatatatatatatatatatatatatatgtgaaatGTATAATTAAGCCATTAAATGCTccctaaataaataaatacctGTTTATTGAAAAGCGGCTTGGTGCTTGTCTTCCCCTGCTCCTGCTGGGATGTGGAACTCATCTTGTCTTCGGAGCTAAAGCTAATGAGCTGTGGTAGATCTTGGAGTGTCATGGACTGTAATTGAGAAAACTGAGTTTTCTCCGTTGCTATATACTGGACTTCCAAACCATTTCGGATGTGAAGTTTCTTTAAATGTGGAAAATCttcaccattattcaactcAGCAACTACATTCTTGATACCTTCAAGTTCATCTAGATACAAATCTTCTGTCTTCTTCAACAATATTTTCACCCCATGATCCAAGTAAATGCTTGTATCTAACTTGAATCTCAGTGTTCTTGAGCATTTGTACTCAGCGAACCCCTCCCGGGCACCATCACCTATAAAAATCTTGTATCTGTCCAATGTTTCACTGAACAGGCATTCTGGAATTATCTGGGCATTCGGAATATTAACATACAAAGTGGTTAGATGAGACAAATGCTTCAATTCCTCAAGACTAGCATTTCTCCTTTCACTACCAAGTACTACATCTTCCCATTGAGCAAAGCTATCACCCAAATATAATTCTTCTAATTTGGACAAATTGGATAAGATATTTGGTGGGATGATTTTGAGTTTTGTACAATGACTCAAATGTAACAACCTTAACCGAGTCAATTGTGCTATCTCCTTGGGAAGCTCTTTAATATCTGAGTATGCAAGGCTAaggatttccaaattcttgaGCTTTCCAATGACGGTTATGTCTTCCAGTGCACATTGATGTAGACGCAACGTGTGAAGGTTTGTTAAGAGATTAATTGACTGAGGTAGGGATGGAAACTGCATTCCAGTCAAATCTAAGACTTTGAGTCTTTCTGTTCGCCTAAAGAAGTTGGCTGGAATTTTCACTGAACCATCATGGTGCATAcggaaaaaggaaagatgtGAACACTCCAACTCATCAGGAAGCTCATTGATATTAGGAGAACTTAAAAAAATCACACTGCAATCCTTATCGGGCCACTCTTTTAGCACATCACCATCTCTTAACACAAACATATGGTGGTCCCTTGATGCAATTGATATGCCAACATCCCGAACAACATCATGGATATCAAACCGTTCATCGTTATAACTATCAAGCAACAAACAAGACGCTTTGAACTTACTCACCACTGTCAATACTTTGTCTCTAGATTCTTCTATTGTGTTGACACCATGAAAGAAACCCAAACCCATGATGTAATACAACAAGTATTTAACGAAACCATCATGACCGATTAAACTACAAAGCAAGAAAGTCAACTTAACTTCCTCACTTTCTATATAATCGTAACTCAACTTTATAGCTGAATATACAGCCTCTGTTATCCCTGTGAAGCTTCTTGATGAAGGTCTCTTTAGTTCACGCAAAGCGCTCTTCCATTCAAACAAACGTTTGTTTCTCAAAGCCCTAGCAACTGTTGCGATGGCGATCGGCAGTCCCGCACATTTCTTTGCTACCTCGATAGCTGTAGGCTGCAGATCACAACTTTCAACACAGTCACCAGCCATCTTTTTAAACAGGTCCCAggcttcttcttcatttaaaaGGCCAACCGCAAAATTTTTCTGAGTATCCATCCCACTTGATAGAACTTCGAGATCCCTAGACGTTAGCAGTATCTTGCATCCCTCATGTTCATTGCCAAAAGGAATCCCAACTTCCTCGAGATCTAATCTTTCCCAAATATCAtccaaaacaacaagaatcttcttctctttctgcAATCTTTCTCGTAGTCTAAGTGCCCTTCCAACCATACTCCGTTCCTCAAATTTTAAACGCAATAAGTCTGCAACTtggttttgaattttctcaacATCAAGGGTCTGAGTTACAGTTGCTATAACTACGGAATCAAATAACTTGCCCTCCTTGACTTGTTTGGCAACTTCTTTGACTAGCGTGGTCTTGCCGACGCCACCCATCCCGTATACCCCTATAATGTTGATACTAGCATCTTTCAGTGCCTCCATGATTCCATTGAAAACCATCGTTCTTGACTCGAATGTTTCGAAACCTTTAACACATGCGACCATGATACCTTGTGGAGCTGCACGATACGAAACCTTGTCAAATTTGCCCTGTTTGAGTAGCTCAGCGACAGCCTTCGCCTCCTCTTCGGCTTCCATGCTAAGCTTGTAACGAGTCCAGAAACTAGGACACAAGCCAAGgaaacactttttctttgctttttcttcATCCTGCATTACTTTCTCTACTTCTTCAGAGATCTTCTTGTTGACGGTAGTCAGCCACTTGTCGACATCGTGTTCAATCTCCTCCCCATTTCCCATAGCAGCATCAACCGAATGCTGTACTCTTTCTCTTGTATCATTCAGGCTCTCAACTTGATTCTTGAGGGTCCGGACCTGGTTCTCATGATTGCAAAGGTATTTGACATGGTTTTTGATGGTAGAGATCGTGTACTCTGCAGCCTTAGTGACAATGGAGCTAACGATTTCCAtttcgttttctttttttttttttctttttttttctttttctaagtTGTGAGAAGCAAactgaataagaaaaaaatgctatgggtaaaacaaaaaaagaagacagAGAAAAACAGGGGAGGAAaaccagaaaagaaaaggaataacaatggaaggagaagaaagaaaagcgTCTTATATAGCAAGCATCATCAAAGCAtgaaaagaaaccaaaaggCCTAAAATTGGAAGGGTTTTGCGTGGCGTACCTCCTCAAAAGATGAGaaattttccctttcttcACCTTCACTGATGAGATTGAACAAGAGAAGGATTCTTGAAAAGATAAGTTCAGCAATTAATTCTCTCACCTATGAAGGAGCATACTcagaattttttctttatatctACAAAAAAGAGCAAAGCCAGATAAATTTGACAAAGACGAAGAAAAAAGTATTACTTTGGGTGGAAAAAGCTGAGAAAATATGTGATGGCCAACGAACCAGCTGTCTAGCAAGTCAATGAGACATGACAAGAACCAAATGCATATAAAAAACTTGGtcttataatttataaatcttaATTCTATTATATAAACCAAATGTGTAGGACGGATTGGACCGTCAGGAGCATTATAAGTGACAGTCTCGTGGTATTTGCAGTACTTAGCCGTGACAGTGACAGAGGTTCAATGTCTTCGCTTCTGTCCAAATTCATTATCTCAATCTAAACAACGCGGTAATGCCTAGTTTCCTTGAATTGTTGAAGTGTCTAAAGTAGTAGtttcaaagagaaaagagcaCCTCAAACTGTGTATTTGGATCACCAATAAACAATTACGCAAAGGGAGAAACCTTTAACTTTCCATACATTTTCCAGGCTGGACAAAAACATACTGACTGTTgcataaattcttcttttccaCATTCGCTAGAAGCGTACGA from Theobroma cacao cultivar B97-61/B2 chromosome 5, Criollo_cocoa_genome_V2, whole genome shotgun sequence carries:
- the LOC18599402 gene encoding LOW QUALITY PROTEIN: uncharacterized protein LOC18599402 (The sequence of the model RefSeq protein was modified relative to this genomic sequence to represent the inferred CDS: inserted 1 base in 1 codon; deleted 1 base in 1 codon) → MEIVSSIVTKAAEYTISTIKNHVKYLCNHENQVRTLKNQVESLNDTRERVQHSVDAAMGNGEEIEHDVDKWLTTVNKKISEEVEKVMQDEEKAKKKCFLGLCPSFWTRYKLSMEAEEEAKAVAELLKQGKFDKVSYRAAPQGIMVACVKGFETFESRTMVFNGIMEALKDASINIIGVYGMGGVGKTTLVKEVAKQVKEGKLFDSVVIATVTQTLDVEKIQNQVADLLRLKFEERSMVGRALRLRERLQKEKKILVVLDDIWERLDLEEVGIPFGNEHEGCKILLTSRDLEVLSSGMDTQKNFAVGLLNEEEAWDLFKKMAGDCVESCDLQPTAIEVAKKCAGLPIAIATVARALRNKRLFEWKSALRELKRPSSRSFTGITEAVYSAIKLSYDYIESEEVKLTFLLCSLIGHDGFVKYLLYYIMGLGFFHGVNTIEESRDKVLTVVSKFKASCLLLDSYNDERFDIHDVVRDVGISIASRDHHMFVLRDGDVLKEWPDKDCSVIFLSSPNINELPDELECSHLSFFRMHHDGSVKIPANFFRRTERLKVLDLTGMQFPSLPQSINLLTNLHTLRLHQCALEDITVIGKLKNLEILSLAYSDIKELPKEIAQLTRLRLLHLSHCTKLKIIPPNILSNLSKLEELYLGDSFAQWEDVVLGSERRNASLEELKHLSHLTTLYVNIPNAQIIPECLFSETLDRYKIFIGDGAREGFAEYKCSRTLRFKLDTSIYLDHGVKILLKKTEDLYLDELEGIKNVVAELNNGEDFPHLKKLHIRNGLEVQYIATEKTQFSQLQSMTLQDLPQLISFSSEDKMSSTSQQEQGKTSTKPLFNKQIVFPQLTSLRLSSIKTQRIWHSQLSETYCFCLPNLKTIIIEGCHYLQHLLLPSVARNLVHLEQFEIVNCKCLREIIFTGELKEEQEDVICFPQLNSLVIKDLQNLLNFCSGNYNIAFPLLKVLSIKQCPKLKEFISETKMEGKYESSIQALFNEKAAVPSLKRMTLRHLRNVKKIFHDQLLAGSFGKLAEMNVECCDELLALFPSNMLGVLQSLENLKVYRCDSLEQMFELGVGGLNIKETHAVDSQLMELCIYNLPKLKHVWNKDPQGSLAFQNLRDVSVWRCESLKNLFPASIAKDLPQLEYLSISRCGVEEIVSAGDGLEQPVRFKFPRVSSLALANLTELKCFYPGQHTILWPMLXKLETACSTLIKIIASEGFSIHDRRESIKGQPLFLGEEVIPKLEELRLSKMDDIAMISDAQFPADFFHHIKVFEVGGSNFPIFLVQKLHNLENLKFSLCDFENLVFCEGDVGEKPDAGILSRIRKLNLNYCKNPSLVQLTKMTIQNCERMTAIVANEEDENEITFGKLKYLELHYLQSLASFCRGNHTFTFLSLEDLIVNSCTSLKVFSQGVLSTPQLQRVKESRYDNKGRWAGDLNTTIQQLYTEKDEYHYERNLELSDTFSELMETWNRNPQEILDFKNLGSLKVCNCSSLKYIFTPSMALSLQQLFRLDVKECPSMEVVIVEHGVEEEATTDKFTFPKLNYIKIESCSNLTSFYSGSRALKFLGMGKIRIVDCPKMSAFAASSYSRDKEKETGGDGSEKGDITATFFSGKVVCPKLYDLDLSSINVQKIWHIQQLASSFHVQNLGWITIKGCHNLKYLFPSFMVKHFVQLCSLSILDCKSMEEVIIMEGLTEEEKMSNIMFPTLVFLELEDLPKLRRFCYETNNEFPFLKSLNLINCPVLKTFISKSMIDEVGDEPQIDQNAQGNSSALFNEKVVFPELKTLTIKAMRDCRRIWQDQLTVNSFCRLNNIWVEGCEALLSVLPFNMMERLEELNKLQIVNCDSLGEIFEPQALIANRSHAITTTQSIVVETEAKFVFPQVTDLRLEKLPKLKSFYSKILATEWPSLKKMEVIECHKVEIFAAECPCFGETHTESQVKISNQQPLFWVDEITFPILEELRLKQNDTVKGTWHSQVLSTKCFKKLKVLELMCIPEKSTVLPYCFIQSLPNLEKLVLSDASFCQIFQSEELSDEQRHALTLTRLSELRLSKLPELTHLWEEGFQPIPIFYNLRILEVVECGKLKTSVPSLVSFENLTNLEVSRCHGFINLIACSTAKSLVLLERMSITDCEIIEEIIACGGDEMEGGIVFTRLKYLQLSCLPSLASFCLGDHKFEFPVLGKMIVRECPKMKIFCQGDLSTPKLKQVQLTEEEEKGRWEGDLKTTIKQLFEEMNAGNSEVTEVTN